The region TTTCTGATCAGAATGGAAGAATTTCTATTCATTTAGCGGCGATGAGAGGACGAACTGAGGTCATACAACAGTTGATCAGAGCTTGTCCTGAATCAGCTTGGGCGAAAACCAACGGTGGCGATACTGTTTTACACTTGTGTGTTAAGTATAACCATTTGGAATCGCTGAAATTGTAGGTGCCGTTTTTTAGTGAAGATGCCGAATTTCTTAACTCCATGGATAATGATGGGAACAGTGTCTTGCATTTGGCTGTGATTATGAAACAATTGGAGGTATTATCTGCAATTTACATATGACGCctaaaatttgatatattatatgatTCATCCTTCAATTTTACGGTATTACACACTTAACCACCATATATATTTATCACCGTGTTTAATTCTTCaaatttaataagataaaaaaacatatagataaataaaaaaacatttttaattataattagtatGTCCAGTTGTCAGAGACGGATGTAAGATAAGACCAAGTTGGGCCTGGGCCTACCTCACATTAAgaagggacgatgacaaaagtacctaaaattttaaaaatatttacaaaagtacctgtaaactttttttatttataaaaatacgactgatttaaaattaattacaaaagtatcaaaaaataaaaattaattacaaaagtacgatttgtataatgtcggtataattatggtataattttggaatattaaaactataaatcagataatttaaaaataatatttggtttattattggtataatttcagtatatttttggtatattgattataaatttttatatatattttctagttgatatttgttttatgtgtatttttcactatagttggtaatgaactagagaatttgtatactcttggtatactgatggtataattttggtatattattaatttaattttcagtatacgatttgatgtaattttggtaaatttttatttaatattaataaaatctcagtatgtataatgttggtataattttggtacaatgttgatataatgttagtttattagtatactaacattatacccacagtatacaccgtatgtttgatattattttttatttttttgtacttttgtaaatattattaatatttttgtaaatgaaaaaaatcaacatatacttttgtaattattttcattttttttggtaaatggtgtaatttcctccaTTAAGAAACATATATTACCCAATCTAATATCTTAAGTTTATAGGTTAATAATTATCCAAAAAAGTTTGtgggttaattatattttctaattCTGCACAATAGTAAAAGCAATGTACCATTTTACTATATTGCTCAGACTTGATTAAAGAAAAATTCAGTAGAAAAATATCTATAATAAAGTCTaatatacaatttaaattagcctcaaaaactattaaaattagaaaatatgtatcagatataattattatataaatcaacataatcttttttcatATTGCACAGACTCTATTCAAATAAAActctaatttcaaaattttcaacaaatatttttcaaaaacatacCCTTAGTTTTTTTAGTTCTTTTCCAATATAGTTAATgtgttttttcctttttattaagACAAATTCTTtgcatttgaaataaaataaaataaaaaatcaaattgatttttattgatATTGTTGATCTAatcagaaaaaaattatttatttagtataattttttgttttatgatcctttttttaaattaagtttgtgacctattttaattttggggctgGATTCATCACTAccaattgtaatttatttttataataattatacataGCAATACACATTCatgatattattatatttttataatttaatacaaaatagataaattgaaaaaaaatcaataatgcgtacttattattagtttatattttattatgtgTCATTAAGTGGTGccttttatgaatttaaaaatttaacttgaatgtatagttttattttttatttctctttattaGTTACttttaatcatatttaaaataatatgaataacTATACTTATAAACTACTGCTGAAATTTTCTTTAACTGTTATATATTGCTTTTGATATGATAATTTAATGGTGATGAACAAtctgtttaattgtttttatgcgTCTGTACTTTTATAAACAAGATAATCTATAGTTTtgacatgtttttttttattaaaatataacttttattattttttattatttgtaatataaatttttaaaatttctcttattttatgaaattttagaaatatattactattattattaaacaCTTATTGTTATATGtgtttattttactttaaaagTCAATTATAGTACGACATATaatcaaaagttaaaaaaaatatttattatatatgtttttttttatcttattaaatttgaagaattaacattttcaaaattatatataatagtaaaatgtgtaatattgtaaaataaaaagatcgattagtataatatatcaaatttcaAGGAGCAtacaatatattatttttccTAACTAACGCTTGACTAGCGGAAAATATAACGGAAGAGTGTTTtagtattataatattacaaacCTGAAGggtgtttttagttttttttttaaatgtcaaAGTTCAACTAGTATAATATGTCAAATCTCAAAAAATCGAAAGTAATTATCTTTtgtgttaaattatttttcctgaatttattaattttaatcagTTGGTCTACATTTTAACCGATTAATCCAAATTTTTGACTAATAAGCCTCTTGAGTTGTTTCAAAATTCGTACATTTGGTGTAATTGGTACAAACTAAAAGGTTAATTGGactaattgataagaaaaatTGGTATTATTTGTTCAGGGTCAAATTGACACTTAACTAGTTCTTAAGTTGATGAAAACAAGTTTTTAAAGACCTAGTTAAATTCTTGTTTTAAAGCTGAAAACTACTGTCCAACctttaaattgaaaatgattGAACTGGTTAACTAGTtctttatctatactatatataaaagcacggatgggggggggggggcaggcaaatttacaaaataatcctttaaaatttatattaataattggtTTTATGGTCATTACTTATCctaattaaattagtaattaataaagaataaaatacTGTTAGAATAAGGAGATTgtgaatttgattttaattcacTACGTTTTCTATTTATTTCCTACAAATGCTCCTCCTAAAAAAGAAGGTTTCTTGCCCTCCTTTCTCAATTCTCAGgatctaaaaaatatattcctCGGCATTATCAATCTTGTGTGGCACAAGTAAATACTACTAAATACTAATTGCACTCCATTAAAGCTCATCCTTGTTATATATatctattatttataatcatataaGGAAATTAATTTGCCACTTTCTTAGGTAgagttttattttgatataattgaattattaaaaaaatattaatttaaaagttgTTATTTGCATAGGAAACATATGATTAAGTAGTATGTTTTATTTgacgtttaatattttatatgaatatataagGTGGTGTTTAattttgagtttaaaatttCTTACAAGTAAATgtcttttataaataaagagTTTAATTTGAAGTCAATTGAAATTTAACTTGAAGTTAACCGGGAATTTAAAGATTTTATAACGATTTTTTGCAattgtttttatgtaaaattaTGTATAAGTATAAAATCATCGTGACTAAATTGATTTAcggaattaaaaattataatcccTTTTCCTAagaattcttttaaatttatttattaattaataatctaatttaaaatttaatagctATTACTCCAGACTACtaattaaggataaaattaaaatataattatttcattattaaaaatagagttCTGTGTAAATAAGGAATTGAATtccatttcataaaaataatttataattcaaaaaaagtataactaatttaatgttaggtatatgtaaaatatatggtactataaattataaataaatattattaaaatcaattaatttcaacgaataataaattaataaatattatttatttttaacaattctAACTAATGTtggttataaatatattaaattgatataattatatcaaatttaattaaaatgacaagtcacattacgagccacgtgcgtaacacgtaatgcaaaactagtttaataaaagggttaatttctaaaaaaatcacgaactttacacgaagtttcattttaatcatgaactttaaaagttgtcatttaaaggcacgaactttcattttgtttcaaatctatcgccaaagtaaaatccgatgtattttatcgaagcaaaaattcctaatcctatatactctaactaaaagataataaaatttaatgtcgatttataatttgggtctttcattaaaggtttattgaagaatttagtcaataaaaatacactgaaatgatagatttgaaacaaaatgaaagttcgtgcctttaaatggcaacttttaaaggtcatgattaaaatgaaacttcgtgtaaagttcgtgatttttttaggaattaacccttaataaAAAGAGAGTAATCCATTTACTAATTTTCAACCTATTCATTAGTTAgaatttatatatacattatattttaattatgtagactattctaaattaatttattatgtatatGATGTATAAGtacatctattttttttttaatttgttcaaCTAGTTGAATTGTGAACCAATAATTACGGGTCAAACACTTTATAGGTAAccaaatttttagtttattgaatttcaatttattcTTTTATGATAACCAAAGTTTACTTTTTATCTGAGTTAATTACCATCAGGTCctccaattatatataattatcagTTTTATACTCTCTTTTTTATATCCTACTTACAGGTTcgtcacttttaattttattaattattagaccCCTTTGCTAATTTCAGCACTTACTTTCAAAAGATTTGTTATCTCACTTTCAATTTCGTTAAACATTTGGTccgtcatttttaattttattaaacaatttgatacctcactttcaaacgatttaggTACTTTATTTTCAATTTCGTTAACATTTGGTACCTCAAATTAACAAAAGGGTTTAAtagttaacaaaattaaatatgagGGACCAATAAATAGGATTTTCAAATAAagggtatcaaactgttaattatgataaatgtgAGGCGTCATAGTAATTTGCTTCTTTTTATTTCCTAAAGATTTTCATGATGTTGTTTCGCATGTGTGGCCAACTAAGTTAAGAATATTTATCATATCGGCAAACATATTTTAatgagaaaacaacaaaaatgccaaaaattgAGCTTCAATTACACTAATTGCCATTTAACTCATTTATTTTACATTCATACCACAAAATACTAAAACTTTACATTCATACCATCCAAATAAGAAGAAGACATGTGgttcttttttctctttcccACGTGTCCCCTTTTCTCTCTCATGTGTCCcctttctctctttctctcttctttctctttcgTGGTCCCCCCTTTTCTCTCTTATGtgtttctctttctctctttctcttaCCACATGGTCCTCCTTTctcatacacacacacacacaccatatgctataattcatttatataacaaaaaatttaaaaataatattacttttaattttaaaaacttaaatttattaaatttattaaattttaaaattacataaatacacaaataatacaatttttacaaattatttaatttttacaaattatttaatttttatgtcatgtataattatatattatgatgtatctatcatgtataaatatatagcatgatgtatctataaaatacattttaaaagtgTATCTACATGTCTAAAATATGTATAGgaaaatgtataattatatatatgaacCTATCATGTTTAAAATATGTATATTatgcataaattatttatcaacgATATatccatttaattttaaatattgtaCCTAGCATGTATAAATCGTGTATCAGTAATGTTTCATTATTCGTTATTTCCGGGTCGTTTTGTTGCATTCACTTATAACAAGAAACAACCACCATCGTTTGTTGCAGCACCTGTATTTTGGTGTATTCTTCTTTTATTAAgtgcatttaatttttttaatctatcatgtataaattatatgataaaaatagcattatcatgtataaattatgtatcaaccaTGTATCTATAATTAcatttgaaatgtatttatcatgtataaattatgtatcgaggatgtatctattaattatatttaaaatgtatcttttatgtataaaatatatatcggagatgtattgaatatgtatcagagatttatctatcatgtataaatttagGAAAAAAACATATATCATTTATGTaccaaatatgtataaaacaaTATACATGTGATATgtgtaataaaattttcaatacGTCAAagatgtataaaatatgtataaaaaatgtatgtaataaaagtaaaaaaaaaggttcgaacaatcaaatatgtatcggaaattTACCAAATATGTAtctgagatgtatcaaatatgtatatatatatataataaaacttaaaaagaagatgtataaaaataaaaaaagatttgaatgatcaaatatgtatcaaatatatatcggagatgtaacaaatatgtatcagaatttcggaaaaattcaaatatgcagcggaaatgtatcaaatatgtatcggacaTGTATCGGATATGTAccacatatatataaatgtgtgtCGCGGATgtatctaatttttaattactaaatgtggactatatttaaaaacaaaaaaagtaatatattgcaaaaaaattaGGCAAATATAACTTTATACTCTCCCTTTACAGTTTACAATGTAATTAAATATGCTTGGAGAGAATTTATTATTCAAACTGTCAGAGATTATTGAAATATACTCAAATACAAGAATTACTATTCTAActagtttttattatttgctAAACAAACTTATAAATACAGGCTCTacttaagaaaaaataaaaaatattaagcaGATGTATACAAAAGCTGGTTGTTTTCATCGGTTAAAATTTGTGACACATGCCCAACCCTTTTAGTTTTGCACAAAATGgacaaaacaaaaccataaaaatcatataaaagaaaaagaaataaaatccaTTGAAGCCTTATCATATGTAAAAAATTTGACAGGCACAAAATCAACCACACAAGTACCCAATTTGAGCACCAGATTCAATCTCTCTTATTTTTTCTCGATCCACAAAAACCTTTGAGAACACAGGTAAGACTTTATGCAAGTTTCATTCTTTTCCTCTCAATGTTTCAATTATTCTGAGTTTCTATAACTCAGATTGAAATGGGTTGTTTTTAACAATAATGCCGGCCACGATGAAAGTCCTGATGCTCAACGCAATCCATTGTAGAGTCTGTTCGCCGGATTTGGATGAGCTGTACCTGACACCGCCGTCGGAGGAGAAGCTGCCTCGCTGGATCTGCTGGTTGCTTCCGTCGGTCTGGAGAAAAGAAGCTGCTGGTTGCTACCGCCGGTCTAGAGAGAAAAGAGCTTGCCGCTGGTCTTCATTCAGAGCTGTTGCCTCCGTTCATGGAGATTcttgtttgtatttttgaaGATGATTATAAAGAGGCGCGTGTTCTGTGGAGAAGAATGTTAAgaatttgaacaaaaataaaagagatcATGACACCTGTTTCTCTAttatagaagaagaaaaatgacaGTAGATGAAAAGAAATCATAAAAAATGGCAGTGatgaaaagaaattataaaaaatggtAGTAATGGAAAGAAATTAGAAAGTATGGTATTGTGCGAAAAAAGGAGTCAAATTGTgggttttcttgttattttctctattttaattatatattttaattaagaatGAGTACCAATTTTTATGGcttataatttgatttattgacgtgataaatattatttaaatagtcTAATTTGGGTGGCCGCATCATGAAAAtactttttagaaataaaaattgaagtttgATAACCTTAAAAAATAAGtcattttgaaataatttaacaGCTCGCTAGGATTTTATTTGGGCGAGAAGATAGAATAAACTAAAGAAAATGAAGGGACGGTAAAGAAATGTAAGAATTATGTTTAACCCTTTCACATTTGgggaaataataaaataacacgagtttataaaaaaatccagttaaaaataattaaacaccCAAATTTGGTGGGTTGGCATATGAGGATTGAGGAGGGTTGAGGAATATTTTTCAACCCTccaaaaccttttaaaataatttcaatcagaggtggattttttttactttgtcAACCTTTACTAAGTCTTCTCAACCCTCAATTCAAACAGAGTGTAAAACTCAATATATTTGACCTAATAGTCAAAGTGGTtctgtttttaaaacactaaaaaaatctCCATATTTGCAGACAATCAAGTACTTGGTATCAATACCTGATATAAAAGTGGAAGCTACCACATTATCTTCAATCTTCAAAGAATACccaacaaaaatcaaaaaattccCATCAGGACAAAACTCAAATAACTCAGAGAATGGTGGAGATTGGTTAGAAAAAGCAAGAGGAAATCTCATGGTTGTAGCAACTGTAATAGCAGGAATGGCATTCCAAGCAGCAATGAATCCACCAG is a window of Mercurialis annua linkage group LG2, ddMerAnnu1.2, whole genome shotgun sequence DNA encoding:
- the LOC126670681 gene encoding uncharacterized protein LOC126670681, with translation MDNDGNSVLHLAVIMKQLETIKYLVSIPDIKVEATTLSSIFKEYPTKIKKFPSGQNSNNSENGGDWLEKARGNLMVVATVIAGMAFQAAMNPPGGVWESDNKECSTS